In one Candidatus Omnitrophota bacterium genomic region, the following are encoded:
- a CDS encoding HIT domain-containing protein, whose translation MDRLWAPWRSKYMHLKKNKKCVFCIDKKAEDKKYHIIARSSHSFAMLNIYPYNNGHVMVAPLRHVKSLECLSGEELLDLMKLVNRVTSNINKKMKPHGLNIGMNIGRVSGAGFPGHLHIHIVPRWTGDVNFMPVTAGAKILSESLDAVFKLLRTK comes from the coding sequence GTGGATAGATTATGGGCGCCATGGAGAAGTAAATATATGCACCTCAAAAAGAACAAAAAGTGCGTCTTTTGCATAGATAAGAAGGCCGAAGACAAAAAATATCATATCATCGCCAGATCGAGCCATTCTTTTGCCATGCTAAACATCTACCCCTACAACAACGGCCATGTCATGGTAGCGCCGCTAAGGCATGTCAAGAGCCTGGAATGCCTGTCCGGCGAGGAACTGCTCGACCTGATGAAGCTGGTAAATAGGGTCACATCGAACATAAATAAGAAGATGAAGCCGCATGGACTTAATATCGGGATGAACATAGGCAGGGTCTCCGGGGCCGGATTTCCGGGGCATCTTCATATACATATCGTTCCGCGATGGACAGGCGACGTCAACTTCATGCCGGTAACAGCCGGCGCCAAGATATTATCGGAATCGCTTGACGCAGTCTTCAAATTGCTGCGCACAAAATAG
- a CDS encoding metallophosphoesterase family protein translates to MRIVVLSDTHIPRVTQDLPKEIYDSISEADMIIHAGDFIEKDFYLKLKGMKETTAVYGNMDAMNLGDLLNRKEVIQAGKFKIGLIHGYGAPNDMLQAVKKEFTDVDAIVFGHTHIPLNLVKDGILFFNPGSPTDKVFATVNSYGILEITDKKIEGKIIKLR, encoded by the coding sequence ATGAGGATAGTAGTGCTGTCGGATACCCACATTCCGCGGGTAACGCAAGACCTGCCGAAAGAGATATATGATTCGATATCCGAAGCGGACATGATCATACATGCGGGTGATTTCATCGAAAAGGATTTTTACCTGAAACTAAAAGGAATGAAAGAGACGACGGCGGTGTACGGAAATATGGATGCCATGAACCTTGGCGATCTATTGAACCGAAAAGAGGTGATACAGGCCGGAAAATTCAAGATCGGCCTGATACACGGTTATGGCGCGCCGAACGATATGTTGCAGGCAGTTAAGAAAGAGTTTACCGATGTAGATGCCATCGTATTCGGCCATACCCACATACCCTTAAATCTTGTTAAAGACGGCATCCTGTTTTTCAATCCCGGAAGCCCGACCGACAAAGTCTTTGCGACAGTGAATTCCTACGGGATATTGGAAATAACGGACAAGAAGATAGAAGGCAAGATCATAAAATTAAGGTAA
- a CDS encoding LysM peptidoglycan-binding domain-containing M23 family metallopeptidase, whose product MKKISLILLFIALLSGCATAPVAHYTPSAAPVSTGALRYTVKSGDTLWSISRVYDIDLKTLLHANSLQGSTLISTGQVLLIPGRVKERASSVYKPSTKDTFIWPVRGRVVSPFGAKIGKVINKGVDIEAREGTSILASRAGKVVYCDAYLKGFGKTVILDHGDRYQTVYSYNSEILSKVGDEVTQGYVIARVGRTGRAQESCLHFEIRKDGEPQNPAYYLPR is encoded by the coding sequence ATGAAAAAAATATCATTAATTCTTCTATTTATCGCGCTTTTATCGGGTTGCGCTACTGCTCCGGTAGCTCATTACACTCCCAGCGCCGCGCCGGTATCTACCGGAGCGCTGAGATATACGGTCAAGAGCGGCGATACTCTTTGGAGTATATCCAGGGTATACGACATAGATCTCAAAACGTTATTACACGCAAATTCGCTCCAGGGTTCGACATTGATCAGCACAGGACAGGTGCTGTTGATACCCGGCCGCGTTAAAGAACGCGCCTCCAGTGTATACAAACCGAGCACAAAAGACACGTTTATCTGGCCCGTAAGGGGCCGTGTTGTTTCGCCGTTTGGCGCAAAGATAGGTAAGGTCATAAACAAAGGCGTCGACATTGAGGCTCGCGAAGGAACAAGCATACTTGCTTCGAGGGCCGGGAAGGTCGTATACTGCGACGCGTATTTAAAAGGTTTCGGGAAGACGGTGATATTGGACCATGGTGACAGATACCAGACCGTCTATTCCTACAATTCAGAAATACTGTCAAAGGTAGGAGATGAAGTTACGCAGGGTTATGTGATAGCAAGGGTCGGCAGGACGGGCCGGGCGCAGGAGTCCTGCCTCCATTTCGAGATACGCAAAGACGGAGAACCTCAAAACCCGGCATATTATCTGCCGCGTTAA
- the thiE gene encoding thiamine phosphate synthase, with protein sequence MGSKKRLLKGSSLYVILDRDLLSVKRLLATAEMSAKAGADIFQLRDKKSSSQDMIKTARALKKIADKYGIPLIINDRPEVACAIDSDGIHIGQGDFGVTTVKRLAGKDSFVGVSVNDIKKAGKAISEGADYLGAGPVFMTPIKSRRKAFGFNNLSKMIKYRIPVFAIGGIKNSNIRKLSEKGFKKVAVIRAVCQSHDPFRSVKELKGSLV encoded by the coding sequence ATGGGATCGAAAAAAAGGCTGTTAAAAGGATCCTCGCTTTACGTGATACTCGATAGGGATCTTTTGAGTGTGAAGAGGCTCCTCGCAACGGCAGAAATGTCGGCTAAGGCCGGGGCGGATATATTTCAGCTTCGTGATAAGAAGTCCTCTTCCCAGGATATGATAAAGACCGCCAGGGCATTGAAGAAGATAGCCGATAAATACGGCATTCCACTTATCATCAATGACAGGCCGGAGGTTGCCTGCGCGATTGACAGCGACGGCATCCATATAGGACAGGGAGACTTCGGCGTGACTACCGTGAAGAGGCTGGCGGGAAAAGATTCTTTTGTCGGCGTATCCGTTAACGATATAAAAAAAGCCGGAAAGGCGATATCCGAAGGCGCCGATTATCTCGGCGCCGGGCCCGTATTTATGACACCCATCAAGAGCCGCCGTAAGGCCTTCGGATTTAACAACCTTTCCAAGATGATTAAATACAGAATACCGGTTTTTGCGATAGGCGGAATAAAGAATAGCAACATACGCAAACTCTCAGAGAAGGGATTTAAAAAGGTGGCCGTCATCAGGGCGGTATGCCAGTCGCATGATCCTTTCCGGTCTGTCAAGGAACTGAAAGGATCGCTTGTCTAA
- a CDS encoding SIS domain-containing protein produces MINKIIEIIKESIEVKKSLSGSAAADIEKAAKVIIASLKAGGKLIVFGNGGSAADSQHIAAELVGRFKKERKAMAAVALTTNTSNLTAIANDYGYGASFARQVEALGKKEDVALGISTSGNSENVIAAIRKAASIGIKTIGLTGAPGGKLKDECDISIVVGSKNTPRVQEAHLVICHVLCELIEGAIS; encoded by the coding sequence ATGATAAATAAAATAATCGAGATAATAAAAGAGAGTATTGAGGTAAAAAAAAGCCTCTCCGGTAGTGCAGCCGCTGATATTGAAAAAGCGGCCAAGGTGATCATAGCATCTCTGAAGGCAGGCGGAAAACTCATTGTATTCGGGAACGGCGGAAGCGCCGCCGACAGCCAGCATATCGCCGCTGAACTGGTCGGCAGGTTCAAGAAGGAGCGCAAGGCTATGGCTGCGGTCGCATTGACGACAAATACCTCGAACCTTACAGCCATCGCGAACGACTACGGCTACGGCGCGTCTTTTGCAAGGCAGGTCGAGGCCTTAGGAAAGAAGGAAGACGTCGCTCTAGGCATATCCACGAGCGGTAATTCAGAGAACGTCATCGCAGCCATAAGGAAGGCCGCCTCTATAGGGATAAAAACAATAGGTCTCACAGGCGCTCCCGGCGGTAAACTCAAAGATGAATGCGATATCTCGATAGTTGTAGGCTCAAAAAATACGCCAAGAGTGCAGGAAGCGCATCTGGTAATATGCCACGTCTTATGCGAATTGATAGAAGGGGCTATCTCCTGA
- a CDS encoding thymidylate synthase, whose product MINEIPVIKVEGRTLPEAWEKAVMAAWKDGLNIKTEYDKTDDPMSRDCTMIMVVSEPMSEPRIHRAFPGGLEDLEIYRQEVVLGIHDYWIKPEEGKWTYTYHQRLANFRVDGMDIDQIDYIIKKLIQTPYSRRAQGITWNPGTDPLTDDPPCLQRIWCRLTKLPDGKYALNMNTHWRSRDAYKASFMNIFALTDLQRVIAEEISKGLGAEVRVGRYVDISDSFHIYGSYIEDFKKFLKTVNERSFEERTWPTEFAKPFFEDARAKLENEKTIVKK is encoded by the coding sequence ATGATAAATGAGATACCTGTAATAAAAGTTGAGGGCCGAACATTACCGGAAGCGTGGGAAAAAGCTGTCATGGCTGCCTGGAAAGACGGCCTGAACATCAAGACGGAATACGACAAAACGGACGACCCGATGAGCCGGGATTGCACAATGATAATGGTCGTCTCCGAGCCTATGAGCGAGCCGAGGATACATAGGGCTTTCCCGGGCGGGTTGGAAGACCTTGAGATATACCGCCAGGAGGTCGTCCTTGGCATACACGATTATTGGATAAAACCTGAAGAAGGGAAATGGACATACACATACCACCAGCGGCTGGCCAACTTCAGAGTGGACGGTATGGACATTGACCAGATCGACTACATCATTAAAAAGCTTATCCAGACGCCGTATTCACGCAGGGCCCAGGGCATAACATGGAATCCGGGAACGGATCCGCTGACCGACGACCCGCCGTGCCTTCAACGCATATGGTGCCGGCTGACGAAGCTTCCCGACGGCAAATATGCGCTTAACATGAATACGCATTGGCGGTCAAGGGACGCCTACAAAGCCAGCTTCATGAATATATTTGCGCTTACAGACCTTCAACGGGTCATCGCCGAAGAAATATCTAAGGGGCTGGGCGCTGAGGTCCGCGTAGGCAGATACGTAGATATAAGCGATAGCTTCCATATATACGGAAGCTATATTGAAGACTTTAAGAAATTCCTTAAGACGGTTAACGAGCGGTCATTCGAGGAACGGACATGGCCTACGGAATTCGCTAAGCCGTTCTTCGAGGACGCGCGTGCCAAGCTTGAGAACGAGAAAACTATTGTTAAAAAATAA
- the rfaE2 gene encoding D-glycero-beta-D-manno-heptose 1-phosphate adenylyltransferase has translation MEHKVKSAQALSRILSGLRSRDKKIVFTNGCFDILHAGHVEYLKMARELGDILVVGINSDASVRSIKGASRPINAQADRAKIVASLYFVDFAVIFNENTPERLIKVLRPDVLAKGGDWKLKDIVGGDFVKAHGGRVVSVPFLKGYSTTSLIKKMSK, from the coding sequence ATGGAACACAAGGTAAAATCGGCGCAGGCATTAAGCCGTATACTATCCGGATTACGATCACGGGACAAAAAAATAGTCTTCACCAACGGCTGTTTCGACATATTACATGCGGGCCATGTCGAATACCTGAAGATGGCTAGAGAGCTGGGCGATATCCTGGTCGTGGGCATCAATTCCGACGCATCCGTAAGATCGATAAAAGGGGCCTCGAGGCCGATAAACGCTCAAGCCGACAGGGCTAAGATCGTAGCCAGCCTTTATTTCGTAGACTTCGCCGTCATCTTCAACGAGAATACGCCCGAAAGGCTGATAAAAGTGTTAAGACCGGATGTCCTGGCCAAAGGCGGCGACTGGAAACTGAAAGATATCGTGGGAGGGGATTTTGTAAAGGCTCACGGCGGACGGGTGGTCAGCGTTCCCTTTCTAAAAGGCTACTCCACTACATCCTTGATAAAAAAGATGTCAAAATGA
- a CDS encoding PfkB family carbohydrate kinase, translating to MSILVVGSVAIDSVKTPFGKRDEALGGSATFFSVAASFFCKVRIIATVGRDFPKKYFDLFRKRSIGIEGLHAVDGKTFRWKGVYDFDLNTAHTIYTRLNVFKDFKPEIPDTLKKSPILFLANIDPELQYGVLGQMSGQRLVACDSMNYWITHKKRAFEKVVKKVDILLLNDAEARQFTGRSSLMRAARELVSMGPKAVVIKKGEHGVIYFSKNSHFIAPAYLLDDVYDPTGAGDTFAGGMMGYLSRSRRIDEPSIRKSIIYGSVLASFAVEDFSVDRLLKLSFADIVARYRHFEKITKF from the coding sequence ATGAGTATCTTAGTCGTAGGTTCCGTCGCCATCGATTCCGTAAAGACGCCTTTCGGCAAGAGGGACGAGGCCCTGGGCGGCTCGGCAACGTTTTTTTCCGTAGCAGCATCTTTTTTCTGTAAAGTCCGGATAATAGCTACGGTCGGCAGGGATTTCCCGAAAAAATATTTCGACCTGTTCAGGAAGAGGTCCATAGGCATCGAAGGGCTCCATGCCGTCGACGGGAAGACCTTCAGGTGGAAAGGCGTTTACGATTTCGACCTTAATACAGCGCATACGATATATACGCGCCTGAACGTATTTAAGGATTTCAAGCCCGAGATCCCGGATACCCTTAAAAAATCACCGATACTTTTTCTTGCCAACATAGACCCGGAACTGCAATACGGCGTTTTAGGCCAGATGTCCGGACAGAGACTGGTTGCCTGCGATTCCATGAATTACTGGATCACGCACAAGAAGCGGGCGTTCGAAAAGGTTGTTAAAAAAGTCGATATATTATTATTGAACGACGCCGAGGCCAGGCAGTTCACCGGCCGCTCGAGCCTGATGAGGGCCGCGAGGGAGTTAGTGTCCATGGGTCCGAAAGCGGTCGTCATAAAAAAGGGTGAGCATGGTGTTATCTACTTTTCTAAAAATTCTCATTTTATCGCTCCCGCATATCTCCTCGATGACGTGTATGACCCCACAGGCGCGGGGGATACATTCGCCGGAGGCATGATGGGTTATTTGAGCCGCTCAAGGCGCATAGACGAGCCCAGTATTCGTAAAAGCATAATATACGGAAGCGTGCTTGCTTCTTTCGCTGTTGAGGATTTCAGTGTAGATAGACTGCTTAAGCTATCGTTTGCCGATATCGTAGCCAGGTACAGGCATTTTGAAAAGATAACGAAATTTTGA
- a CDS encoding thiamine-phosphate pyrophosphorylase, which yields MNRILKKDILRILDANFNRSREGLRVCEEIARFMLGSPSITSELKSARHGISFVMKGLPDGFGKLVESRDPEGDIGRASRYKSEMNRVGPCDIFCANMERVKESLRVLEEFLKLVDKKASGRFSTLRFKVYGIEKKAVKRILALRDTR from the coding sequence ATGAATAGGATACTTAAAAAAGACATTTTGCGCATACTCGATGCCAACTTCAACAGGTCTCGGGAAGGATTGAGGGTATGTGAAGAGATAGCGCGTTTTATGCTCGGCTCCCCGTCCATAACATCCGAATTGAAATCCGCGCGCCACGGGATATCTTTCGTCATGAAAGGCCTACCCGACGGCTTCGGCAAGCTTGTCGAGTCGAGGGATCCTGAAGGGGACATCGGAAGGGCCTCCAGGTACAAAAGCGAGATGAACAGGGTGGGGCCATGCGACATATTCTGCGCGAATATGGAGAGGGTCAAAGAATCCCTCAGGGTCCTGGAAGAGTTTCTTAAATTGGTCGATAAGAAGGCTTCGGGCAGGTTCTCTACATTGAGGTTCAAGGTTTATGGGATCGAAAAAAAGGCTGTTAAAAGGATCCTCGCTTTACGTGATACTCGATAG
- a CDS encoding ATP-binding protein yields MLPPKILADPLSAEKAYFMFSEPTIGERFFGRQEILDLLNKRVWALKDGYRQNIALTGQSLAGKSSIILHFLHTIKEEGFVPVYVEVVRENFRSFSNKFIATMLYNSLVKAGEDVPVEMDALLERARDVFPKTSLAIKHVNSYSDHGQLDEAYMGLLGLTSVMKEESGQSCIVILDEFDNLELLGIKNPFLNFGKVIMVQKDTMYIVSSSRNRAIKKIITEKLSLLFGNFEVVRVANFDLRTSGEFIDMKLGGVDIEPPLKKFLITLTDGNPFYLDKIASRAKDLALERMSSYVDREVLGGAILDLVYNANGIIHQYLLNFILNLLDTRHRDNYISILVAIANGRNKQADIAHALKAKKTDISKGVDFLSELGLISKNGVFFRIDDAMLEFWLKYVYQRRKDLLVDGAFDKMALFAGDIRECLDHFLKELEKGVPQRLAELFNLFGNELVTIEAKNVRLPHFTRVEVRTFPDSKLYISCSFRGNVWIVQPYEHDITENDVINYIKNVKSSSLKVSNKVMISLKGIDENAKLLAKELKISVWDSSTANTLLNFYGEKRIAIL; encoded by the coding sequence ATGCTTCCGCCAAAAATATTGGCGGATCCGCTTTCGGCGGAGAAAGCTTATTTCATGTTCAGTGAACCGACAATAGGCGAGAGATTTTTTGGTCGACAGGAGATACTCGATCTGCTCAATAAGCGTGTCTGGGCCCTTAAAGACGGGTACAGGCAGAATATAGCGCTCACAGGCCAGAGTCTGGCGGGAAAGTCCTCCATAATACTCCATTTCCTCCATACGATAAAGGAAGAAGGTTTCGTGCCGGTATATGTCGAGGTGGTAAGAGAGAACTTCAGGTCCTTCTCGAATAAGTTCATAGCGACCATGCTCTACAACTCTCTGGTCAAGGCCGGAGAAGATGTGCCCGTCGAAATGGATGCCCTTCTGGAAAGGGCGAGGGATGTATTCCCAAAAACAAGCCTTGCCATAAAACATGTAAATTCATATTCGGATCACGGTCAGCTCGATGAGGCGTACATGGGTCTCTTGGGGCTGACGTCCGTCATGAAAGAAGAATCCGGGCAATCCTGCATAGTCATACTGGACGAATTCGACAACCTGGAGCTCCTGGGCATAAAAAATCCTTTCCTGAATTTCGGGAAGGTTATCATGGTGCAGAAAGATACGATGTATATAGTATCGAGCTCACGCAACAGGGCCATCAAAAAGATCATAACCGAGAAGCTGTCGTTATTGTTCGGTAATTTCGAAGTGGTCAGGGTGGCCAACTTTGACTTGAGAACGTCAGGCGAATTCATCGATATGAAATTGGGCGGGGTCGACATTGAACCCCCGCTAAAGAAGTTCCTTATCACGCTTACCGACGGAAATCCTTTCTACCTGGACAAAATAGCGTCTCGCGCAAAAGATCTCGCGCTTGAACGCATGTCGAGCTATGTTGACAGGGAGGTCCTGGGCGGCGCCATCCTCGACCTCGTTTATAATGCTAACGGCATAATTCACCAGTATCTGCTCAATTTTATCCTGAATCTGTTGGACACGCGGCACAGGGACAACTATATATCTATCCTCGTAGCTATCGCCAACGGCCGCAATAAACAGGCTGATATCGCCCATGCCCTTAAGGCGAAGAAGACCGACATATCTAAAGGCGTCGATTTCCTTTCGGAGCTCGGACTTATTTCAAAGAACGGCGTATTCTTCAGGATAGACGATGCGATGCTCGAATTCTGGTTGAAATACGTTTACCAAAGAAGGAAAGACCTGCTTGTAGACGGGGCCTTCGATAAGATGGCCCTGTTTGCCGGCGACATAAGGGAGTGTCTGGACCATTTCCTGAAAGAATTAGAGAAGGGAGTGCCCCAGCGTCTAGCCGAGCTTTTCAACCTGTTCGGGAATGAGCTCGTAACGATCGAGGCGAAAAATGTGCGGCTTCCTCATTTCACCAGAGTCGAAGTAAGGACTTTTCCCGACTCCAAACTTTACATATCGTGTTCGTTCAGGGGCAACGTTTGGATCGTGCAGCCATACGAGCATGACATCACCGAAAATGACGTTATAAATTACATAAAGAACGTGAAGTCGTCTAGTTTAAAAGTATCCAATAAAGTGATGATATCGCTGAAAGGTATAGACGAGAACGCAAAACTTCTCGCCAAGGAATTGAAGATATCCGTATGGGATTCATCTACCGCCAATACGTTGTTGAATTTTTATGGCGAAAAAAGGATAGCCATTTTATGA
- a CDS encoding deoxyguanosinetriphosphate triphosphohydrolase, translating into MQKRRDLEKKEELLSPYAQKSRLTKGRHYKEEEHPYRSCYQRDKDRIIYSTAFRRLEYKTQVFVNHEGDYYRTRLTHTLEVAQIAKSIARALRLNEDLVEAISLAHDLGHTPFGHSGEDALHEIMRERGGFDHNAQGLRVVDHLEERYPDFPGLNLTYEVREGIIKHSTPYDRPRPIIPFESKGSPILEIQVVDIADEIAYDNHDLDDGITSALVKEEDLRRVRLWTEKDKEVRKMYPHLKDEIRKYQIIRALIDCQVTDVLNQTEYNIKKFKIRKPQDTVKIPERVVASSKQMQPLRKAIRDFLMEKLYQHYRVVRMSSKAYRFITSLFNIYLDKSEQLPPTTQSRLKKEDKHRVICDYIAGMTDRYALDEYKKFFEPYERV; encoded by the coding sequence ATGCAGAAACGAAGAGATCTTGAGAAGAAAGAAGAATTGCTGTCGCCTTACGCGCAGAAGAGCCGCCTTACTAAAGGCAGGCACTATAAGGAAGAAGAACATCCATACAGGTCCTGCTATCAGCGTGATAAGGACAGGATAATCTATTCTACCGCTTTCAGGCGCCTCGAATATAAAACCCAGGTATTTGTGAACCATGAAGGCGATTATTACAGGACGCGCCTGACCCATACCCTGGAGGTCGCGCAGATCGCAAAATCCATTGCGCGCGCGCTTCGTCTCAACGAAGACCTGGTAGAGGCTATAAGCCTGGCGCATGACCTCGGGCATACGCCGTTCGGCCATTCCGGCGAGGACGCGCTTCATGAAATAATGAGAGAGCGCGGCGGCTTCGACCACAATGCTCAGGGGCTGCGGGTAGTGGATCATCTCGAAGAGAGGTATCCTGATTTCCCCGGGCTAAACCTTACCTATGAAGTGAGGGAAGGCATAATAAAACACTCGACGCCTTATGACAGGCCGCGGCCTATTATACCATTTGAATCAAAGGGTTCGCCGATACTGGAGATACAGGTAGTGGACATCGCCGACGAGATAGCTTACGACAACCACGACCTCGACGACGGCATAACGAGCGCCCTCGTAAAGGAAGAGGACTTAAGGCGGGTCAGGCTATGGACCGAAAAGGATAAGGAAGTCAGGAAGATGTACCCGCATCTGAAGGACGAGATAAGGAAATACCAGATCATCCGCGCTCTCATCGACTGCCAGGTGACGGACGTCCTGAACCAGACAGAATACAATATTAAAAAGTTCAAGATACGGAAGCCGCAGGATACTGTAAAGATACCCGAGAGGGTGGTTGCCTCGTCAAAACAGATGCAGCCGCTTAGAAAAGCGATCCGCGATTTTCTCATGGAGAAACTTTATCAGCATTACAGGGTAGTCAGGATGTCGAGCAAAGCATACAGGTTTATCACGAGCCTTTTCAATATCTACCTCGATAAGTCGGAGCAGCTTCCTCCGACCACACAGAGCAGGTTGAAAAAAGAAGATAAGCACCGCGTAATCTGCGATTACATAGCGGGCATGACGGATCGGTACGCGCTCGACGAATACAAGAAGTTTTTCGAACCGTATGAGAGGGTGTGA
- the thiC gene encoding phosphomethylpyrimidine synthase ThiC, with product MTQLEIARSGKISGLMRRISAIERIDADAVRKGVACGTIVIPKNERRRISKPCAIGKGLSTKINANIGTSKDSSDISHELKKLRLAVKYGADTIMDLSTGAKVGKTRSRILKESEIPVGTVPIYEIVINALKDSGSISSITPDDIFSVLEAQAEEGVDFFTIHAGVVRKAIDALRRDGRILDIVSRGGAFIADWMLRNNRENPFYEHFDCILDIAKKYDVTLSLGDGLRPGAIADATDTPQILELLTLGELQKRAVKRGVQVMIEGPGHVPIDQIETNVNLEKKICSGAPFYVLGPLVTDVAPGYDHITGAIGGALAGSLGADFLCYVTPSEHLRLPSLEDVKEGVIASKIAAHAADIAKGVKGAAQWDRDFSNARRQRNWKRQFALAIDDVKPKKYRGASKPGTRDVCTMCGEYCSIKMSERCL from the coding sequence ATGACGCAATTAGAGATCGCCAGAAGCGGTAAGATATCGGGTCTCATGAGGCGTATATCCGCGATAGAGCGGATAGACGCGGATGCTGTCAGAAAAGGCGTAGCCTGCGGCACGATAGTAATACCCAAGAACGAGCGCCGCCGGATATCGAAACCTTGCGCGATAGGAAAAGGTCTTTCTACAAAGATAAACGCCAATATCGGCACCTCAAAAGATTCATCCGACATATCTCACGAATTGAAGAAGCTCCGTCTTGCCGTAAAATACGGCGCCGACACCATAATGGACCTATCAACCGGCGCGAAGGTCGGCAAGACCCGGAGCAGGATTCTTAAAGAGTCCGAGATCCCGGTCGGCACGGTCCCGATATACGAGATCGTTATAAACGCGTTAAAAGATAGCGGCTCCATAAGCTCCATTACGCCGGACGATATATTTTCGGTCCTGGAAGCTCAGGCGGAAGAGGGAGTGGATTTTTTCACAATACACGCCGGCGTTGTAAGAAAAGCCATCGACGCGCTGCGCCGCGACGGCCGCATCCTGGATATAGTAAGCAGGGGCGGCGCATTCATAGCGGACTGGATGCTGAGGAACAATAGAGAAAACCCCTTCTACGAACATTTTGATTGCATACTGGATATTGCGAAAAAGTACGACGTAACGTTAAGTCTCGGCGACGGCCTGCGTCCGGGCGCCATAGCGGACGCAACCGACACTCCGCAGATACTTGAACTCTTAACGTTGGGAGAGCTCCAAAAGAGGGCCGTTAAGAGGGGTGTACAGGTCATGATCGAAGGGCCCGGCCACGTCCCGATAGACCAGATAGAGACGAATGTAAACCTGGAGAAAAAGATTTGCAGCGGAGCTCCATTTTATGTTCTAGGCCCTCTCGTTACCGATGTCGCCCCCGGGTATGACCATATTACGGGCGCTATAGGCGGCGCGCTGGCTGGAAGTTTAGGCGCAGACTTCCTCTGCTATGTAACACCGTCGGAACATTTGAGACTGCCGTCGCTCGAAGACGTCAAAGAGGGCGTGATCGCCTCCAAGATAGCGGCCCACGCCGCCGACATTGCAAAGGGCGTAAAGGGCGCTGCTCAATGGGACAGAGATTTTTCAAATGCGAGGCGCCAGAGGAACTGGAAACGCCAGTTCGCCCTTGCCATCGATGATGTGAAGCCAAAAAAATACAGGGGCGCTTCAAAACCAGGGACGCGGGATGTATGCACTATGTGCGGCGAGTATTGTTCGATAAAGATGTCGGAAAGGTGCCTTTAG